The Pantoea sp. At-9b genome includes a window with the following:
- a CDS encoding LysR family transcriptional regulator encodes MRLNLEALLILDALDRHGTFAAAAARLFKTASALSYTVQKMESDLKITLLDRSGHRATFTPTGRLMLEKGRTLLRAVNELEQQARYVESGWESQLVISVDASVPFSLLTPLIDEFYQQHSHTQLQFRHDVLAGCWEALHYGEADIVFGAVQEPATRKEIGCQALGWLEYVFAVAPEHPLAAAPEPLLREQIRQYRAVTVHDSSRHGAGMDLRVLDEQKTLSVHDFPSKLQAQLAGLGCGYLPRYLAEPHLRSGALVERQLDSECRRDMAYLAWNESANGNAASWWRERLLTLPGLHDIYLPA; translated from the coding sequence GTTTAAACCTCGAGGCGCTGCTGATTCTGGATGCGCTCGATCGTCATGGCACCTTTGCGGCTGCGGCGGCACGGCTATTTAAAACCGCGTCGGCGCTGAGCTATACCGTGCAGAAGATGGAGAGTGATCTCAAAATCACGCTGTTGGATCGCTCTGGTCATCGCGCCACCTTTACACCAACCGGGCGTCTGATGCTGGAAAAAGGCCGGACGCTGCTGCGTGCGGTAAATGAGCTGGAGCAACAGGCACGCTACGTGGAGAGCGGTTGGGAGAGTCAATTGGTGATCAGCGTAGATGCCTCGGTGCCGTTTAGCCTGCTGACGCCGCTGATTGATGAGTTTTATCAGCAGCATTCGCATACCCAGCTGCAATTCCGTCATGACGTGCTGGCGGGGTGCTGGGAAGCGCTGCATTACGGCGAGGCGGATATCGTGTTTGGCGCGGTACAGGAACCGGCCACGCGAAAAGAGATTGGCTGTCAGGCGCTGGGCTGGCTGGAATACGTGTTTGCCGTCGCGCCAGAGCATCCACTGGCTGCCGCGCCGGAACCGCTGTTGCGCGAGCAAATCCGCCAGTATCGCGCGGTGACGGTGCATGATTCATCACGCCATGGGGCGGGGATGGATTTGCGCGTGCTGGATGAGCAGAAGACCCTGAGCGTGCATGATTTTCCGTCTAAGTTACAGGCACAGCTCGCCGGTTTAGGCTGCGGCTACCTGCCGCGTTACCTGGCGGAACCGCATCTGCGCAGCGGGGCGCTGGTGGAACGTCAGCTCGACAGTGAGTGCCGACGCGACATGGCCTATCTGGCGTGGAATGAAAGCGCCAACGGTAATGCCGCCAGCTGGTGGCGTGAGCGCTTACTCACGCTACCGGGGCTGCACGACATTTACCTGCCAGCCTGA